A genomic stretch from Desulfolutivibrio sulfodismutans DSM 3696 includes:
- a CDS encoding DedA family protein encodes MELLATLFDFVLHVDRHLAEIVGQYGVWTYMILFCIIFLETGFVVTPFLPGDSLLFAAGALAGAQIMDPWLLNGLLVVAAISGDNTNYWIGRLVGPAVFERESRLINRKHLEKAHGFYDRHGGKTVVIARFLPIIRTFAPFVAGIARMDYRHFLACSVAGGVLWITLFTWAGYFFGNMPFVRKNFSVVILAIIVISIMPGVIEFVRARRAAARERAS; translated from the coding sequence ATGGAACTTTTGGCCACGTTATTCGATTTCGTCTTGCATGTGGACCGGCATCTGGCCGAAATCGTGGGACAATACGGCGTCTGGACGTACATGATCCTTTTTTGCATCATCTTTTTGGAGACCGGCTTCGTGGTCACGCCGTTTCTGCCCGGCGACTCCCTGCTCTTTGCCGCCGGGGCCCTGGCCGGGGCCCAGATCATGGACCCCTGGCTGCTCAACGGGCTTCTGGTCGTGGCGGCTATTTCCGGGGACAACACCAACTATTGGATCGGGCGACTGGTGGGACCGGCGGTCTTTGAACGGGAGAGCCGGTTGATCAACCGGAAGCACCTGGAAAAGGCCCACGGCTTCTACGACCGCCACGGCGGCAAGACCGTGGTCATCGCCCGGTTTCTGCCCATCATCCGGACGTTCGCCCCGTTTGTGGCCGGCATCGCGCGCATGGACTACCGCCATTTCCTGGCCTGCAGCGTCGCCGGGGGCGTTTTGTGGATCACCCTTTTCACCTGGGCCGGGTATTTTTTCGGCAACATGCCCTTTGTGCGCAAAAACTTCAGCGTGGTCATCCTGGCCATCATCGTCATCTCGATCATGCCCGGGGTCATCGAATTCGTGCGCGCCCGCCGCGCCGCCGCCCGGGAGCGGGCTTCCTAG
- a CDS encoding RsmB/NOP family class I SAM-dependent RNA methyltransferase, whose protein sequence is MDRPGRRSSTGPRSFRLVCRDGEIPLVEDLLAVQGFRFAPEPFSPHCRRLAAEPFPLGASLAATFGLIYIQDRSSMLPPVCLDPPPAASVLDMCASPGGKTGFLAQLVGSAGFVLGNEPTPDRLSTLRRNLSRLNLVNVATCGEADLTPFLPRGGFRHILLDPPCSGWGTAAKNPKVLTLWREDKVAPLLSLQRTLLATAASLLAPGGRLLYSTCTTNPAENEDQVRRALDTHPLELVPLIPPPGTAAEPTSLPGVIRVDPALHGGQGFFLACLTKPGAPSQDEAMPDAASAEPPGGGEAKRRTGREKGRGHGRGKGREQGGATVLRDFEDIRPGEFPGTEGLHFDALGPGRACRFGDRVYFIARGVGPFTGSGLRYKGFFLGLVKGGAFRPNARARLLLGAAGADGAAGLTLENPADLGDLLAGRSLSVGSLPKRCGLYYKELPLGFVTCKGGRALWSERA, encoded by the coding sequence ATGGACCGCCCCGGCCGCCGCAGTTCCACCGGGCCGCGCTCGTTTCGGCTGGTGTGCCGGGACGGTGAAATCCCCCTGGTGGAGGATCTGCTCGCCGTCCAAGGCTTTCGCTTTGCGCCCGAACCTTTTTCCCCCCACTGCCGCAGGCTTGCGGCCGAGCCGTTCCCCCTGGGCGCCAGCCTGGCCGCCACATTCGGCCTCATCTACATCCAGGACCGTTCCTCCATGCTGCCGCCGGTGTGCCTGGACCCGCCGCCCGCCGCCTCGGTCCTGGACATGTGCGCCAGTCCCGGCGGCAAGACCGGCTTTTTGGCCCAGTTGGTGGGGTCGGCCGGATTTGTCCTGGGCAACGAACCCACCCCGGATCGCCTGAGCACCCTCCGCCGCAACCTCTCCCGCCTGAATCTGGTCAATGTGGCCACCTGCGGCGAGGCCGACCTGACGCCCTTTCTGCCCCGGGGCGGTTTCCGGCATATCCTGCTCGATCCGCCGTGCAGCGGCTGGGGCACGGCGGCCAAGAACCCCAAGGTGCTCACCCTGTGGCGCGAGGACAAGGTGGCGCCGCTTCTCTCCCTGCAACGCACGCTCCTGGCCACGGCCGCCTCCCTTTTGGCCCCGGGGGGCAGGCTTCTCTATTCCACCTGCACCACCAACCCTGCCGAAAACGAGGACCAGGTGCGCCGGGCCCTGGACACCCACCCCCTGGAACTGGTTCCCCTGATCCCGCCGCCGGGCACGGCCGCCGAACCCACGTCGCTGCCCGGGGTGATCCGGGTGGACCCGGCGCTTCACGGCGGACAGGGTTTTTTTCTGGCCTGCCTGACCAAGCCGGGCGCGCCTTCGCAGGACGAGGCCATGCCCGATGCCGCATCCGCCGAACCGCCGGGCGGCGGGGAGGCAAAACGGCGAACCGGCCGGGAGAAGGGGCGCGGCCATGGTCGCGGCAAGGGGCGCGAACAAGGGGGTGCGACAGTCCTCCGGGACTTTGAGGACATACGCCCGGGGGAATTTCCCGGGACCGAGGGGCTGCATTTTGATGCGCTTGGCCCCGGCCGGGCTTGCCGCTTCGGAGATCGGGTTTATTTCATTGCCCGGGGAGTTGGACCGTTTACCGGGAGCGGGCTGCGGTACAAGGGATTTTTTTTGGGTCTGGTCAAGGGCGGCGCCTTTCGGCCCAACGCCCGGGCCCGGCTGCTTCTGGGGGCGGCGGGTGCGGACGGCGCTGCCGGACTGACGCTGGAAAACCCGGCCGACCTGGGGGATCTGTTGGCCGGACGCAGTCTTTCCGTGGGATCTTTGCCCAAACGCTGCGGGTTGTACTACAAGGAGTTGCCGCTGGGGTTTGTCACCTGCAAGGGCGGCCGCGCCTTGTGGTCCGAGAGAGCCTGA
- a CDS encoding sensor domain-containing diguanylate cyclase, whose translation MAGEERVETDVREDVLAPPSPCARYKAVFDGYPGQVAILDEAGRIVEVNAGWERFSRENGLCGDCRFTGVDYLDVCHEASGPDAGDAARAAEGIREVLEGRRERFSLEYPCHSPTEKRWFLLVATALIVDGRIRGGIVSHLPITERKLAELALAQSEKRLNQAQRLARVGSFERSLEMGQGYWSDELFRMIGLPPSDRSPPFEMFLGAVHAEDRDRVARVVGRVRRQTEPEEFEFRIVAPDGSIRHLSASIALERDERGNPVSYHGAMVDVTRLKEVEASLVRLAATDELTGIHNRRRFLELLRAEMDRCERYGHHVSLLMLDIDNFKQINDTYGHAVGDEVLRHLAVIIGHGLRGSDVFGRIGGEEFAVILTETSPDMALAASRRLVAGVARAGVRTSAGALPLTVSAGLATAFSGKTRPDGQACACGMAPDALLRTADQALYRAKAEGKNRVVQFEAFADHAPGRSRPAAHGEGSGDSGALATDATDQGKDVT comes from the coding sequence ATGGCCGGAGAAGAACGCGTCGAGACGGATGTGCGTGAGGATGTTCTCGCCCCGCCCAGCCCCTGTGCCCGGTATAAGGCGGTGTTCGACGGCTATCCCGGCCAGGTGGCGATCCTGGACGAGGCCGGGCGTATTGTGGAGGTCAACGCCGGGTGGGAGCGGTTTTCCCGGGAAAACGGGCTGTGCGGGGATTGCCGGTTCACCGGGGTGGACTATCTTGATGTGTGCCACGAGGCCTCCGGCCCGGACGCCGGGGACGCCGCCCGTGCGGCCGAGGGCATCCGGGAGGTGCTTGAGGGTCGCCGGGAACGATTCTCCCTGGAATATCCCTGCCATTCGCCGACGGAAAAACGCTGGTTCCTGCTTGTCGCCACCGCGCTTATCGTGGACGGGCGGATCAGGGGGGGCATCGTCTCCCATCTACCCATAACCGAGCGTAAACTGGCCGAATTGGCCCTGGCCCAGAGCGAAAAACGCCTCAATCAGGCCCAGCGGTTGGCCCGGGTGGGCAGTTTCGAGCGCAGCCTGGAAATGGGGCAGGGATACTGGTCCGATGAACTGTTTCGGATGATCGGACTGCCGCCTTCCGACCGCTCCCCGCCCTTTGAGATGTTTCTTGGGGCCGTGCATGCCGAGGATCGGGATCGGGTGGCGCGGGTGGTGGGCCGGGTGCGTCGCCAGACCGAGCCAGAGGAGTTCGAATTTCGCATTGTGGCCCCGGACGGATCCATCCGCCACCTGTCGGCGTCCATCGCCTTGGAGCGCGACGAGCGGGGCAATCCCGTGAGCTACCATGGGGCCATGGTGGATGTGACCCGCCTCAAGGAGGTGGAGGCCTCGTTGGTGCGCCTGGCGGCCACGGACGAGCTGACAGGCATCCACAACCGGCGGCGTTTCCTCGAACTGCTGCGCGCCGAGATGGACCGGTGCGAACGCTACGGGCATCATGTGTCCCTGCTTATGCTGGACATTGATAATTTCAAGCAGATCAACGATACGTACGGTCACGCCGTGGGGGACGAGGTCTTGCGGCATCTGGCCGTGATCATCGGCCACGGTCTGCGGGGCAGCGACGTGTTCGGCCGGATCGGCGGGGAGGAATTCGCCGTCATCCTGACCGAGACCAGCCCGGACATGGCTCTGGCGGCAAGTCGGCGGCTTGTGGCGGGAGTGGCCAGGGCCGGGGTCCGCACCTCGGCCGGGGCGCTTCCCCTGACGGTGAGTGCGGGACTGGCCACGGCGTTTTCCGGGAAGACCCGGCCAGACGGCCAGGCCTGCGCCTGCGGCATGGCCCCGGACGCGCTTTTGCGCACGGCGGATCAGGCCTTGTACCGGGCCAAGGCCGAAGGCAAAAACAGGGTTGTTCAATTTGAGGCGTTTGCCGACCATGCGCCGGGCCGGTCGCGCCCAGCGGCGCACGGCGAGGGAAGCGGCGATTCCGGGGCTTTGGCCACGGATGCAACAGATCAGGGAAAGGACGTGACATGA
- a CDS encoding fructose-bisphosphate aldolase — translation MIGCARKVSRLFDPQSGRTVILPLDHGVGEGMLPGIENIPGLLAMIRDFSVQGVVLNKGPLRTCLSEVPPGLQVVGQLSGGTRHAVPPYARSLVCSTHEAVRLGADMVAVQVNMANDLEDRMLADLGLACDDAHNLGVPILAIIQPKGDRIVNEMDPSLICHCIRLGAELGADLVGVPYSGDAKSFSRTCEAVSPPVLITGGPSRPDFPSFLAMVGQALAAGASGTCVGRNVLQQGDPREALARLVEAVHGEQAAQAPGSGEATPPI, via the coding sequence ATGATCGGATGTGCGCGCAAGGTGTCCAGGCTTTTTGATCCGCAAAGCGGGCGGACGGTGATTCTGCCCCTGGACCACGGGGTGGGCGAGGGCATGTTGCCGGGGATCGAGAACATCCCGGGGCTTTTGGCCATGATTCGGGATTTTTCCGTGCAGGGGGTCGTGCTCAACAAGGGGCCGCTGAGGACCTGTCTGTCCGAGGTTCCCCCGGGGCTTCAGGTGGTGGGGCAGCTTTCCGGGGGCACCCGGCACGCCGTGCCGCCCTATGCCCGAAGCCTGGTCTGTTCGACGCACGAGGCGGTGCGCCTGGGGGCGGACATGGTGGCCGTGCAGGTCAACATGGCCAACGACCTGGAGGACCGCATGCTGGCCGATCTGGGGCTGGCCTGCGACGACGCCCACAACCTTGGCGTGCCGATTCTGGCCATCATCCAGCCCAAGGGCGACCGCATCGTCAACGAGATGGACCCCAGCCTCATCTGCCATTGCATCCGGCTCGGGGCCGAGCTTGGCGCGGATCTGGTGGGCGTGCCCTATTCCGGCGACGCCAAAAGCTTTTCCCGCACCTGCGAGGCCGTCAGCCCCCCGGTGCTGATCACCGGCGGTCCCAGCCGACCGGACTTCCCGAGTTTTCTGGCCATGGTCGGGCAGGCGCTTGCCGCCGGGGCGTCCGGAACCTGCGTGGGGAGAAACGTGCTGCAGCAGGGCGATCCCCGCGAGGCGCTGGCCAGGCTTGTCGAGGCGGTGCATGGGGAGCAGGCGGCCCAGGCCCCGGGATCGGGGGAGGCTACGCCTCCGATTTGA
- a CDS encoding chloride channel protein, with translation MNVIPSPRPRRGPLPRLRILLRRLRRAASVRRLVMGLFAGIASGLLASAFFASLELFRQLYLVATVGIHLLSPGGDHFFHAMPGPSRPWLLPLGLGVVGLVTGYVFTRLIPESLRSGTDGTDAMIKAFHRHGGIIRPRVFFLRAAGAIATMATGGSAGSEGPMSQLGGGMGAYLAQRLGLSARERRILLLAGAAGGLGAIFRAPLGGALTAVEVIYREDFEAEAVLPAVVSSVTAYTIFTLFFGSGAIFTVPNYHFTDIRELPLYAFLAVFCSGAAWVYLRSFFFMKHRVFEVLQSRLGLPLTAALGGASMGVLGIFFPQTLSSGYGWVEKAILGDLGPAFLLALFLGKTLATSLTIGSGLSGGMFAPTLFAGGAAGGIVGQIGHRLWPEVVATPGSYTLVGMAAFFSGVAGAPVGPLIMVCEITQGYGLLAPLMLCSALCMVFCRRVKLYENQVDNKFESPAHLGDATVNILEELRVEDFYLPGKVTILEEGVTLKALTDIIAGTTQIAFPVKAADGRLTGILTMQDVRNVLFENTLFELVVVRDLARPPVTLTPDASLYDALMLFVDQELPQIPVVDPENQDTVLGLLGRENVFAAYSATLKEIKSEA, from the coding sequence ATGAACGTCATCCCCTCGCCACGGCCCCGGCGCGGCCCCCTGCCCCGCCTCAGAATCCTCTTGCGCCGCCTGCGCCGCGCCGCCTCGGTGCGTCGCCTGGTCATGGGACTGTTCGCCGGAATCGCCTCCGGACTCCTGGCCAGCGCCTTCTTCGCCAGCCTTGAGCTCTTTCGCCAACTCTACCTGGTGGCCACGGTGGGCATCCACCTGCTCTCGCCGGGCGGCGACCATTTCTTCCATGCCATGCCCGGACCCTCCCGGCCCTGGCTCCTGCCCCTGGGCCTCGGCGTCGTGGGCCTTGTGACCGGCTACGTCTTCACCCGGCTGATCCCCGAATCCCTGCGCTCGGGCACCGACGGCACGGACGCCATGATCAAGGCCTTCCACCGCCACGGCGGCATCATCCGTCCCCGGGTGTTTTTTTTGCGCGCCGCCGGGGCCATCGCGACCATGGCCACCGGCGGCAGCGCCGGAAGCGAAGGCCCCATGTCCCAGCTCGGCGGCGGCATGGGGGCCTATCTGGCCCAGCGGCTGGGGCTTTCGGCCCGGGAGCGGCGCATCCTGCTTCTGGCCGGGGCGGCCGGAGGATTGGGGGCCATTTTCCGGGCCCCTCTGGGCGGGGCGCTCACGGCCGTGGAGGTCATCTACCGCGAGGACTTCGAGGCCGAGGCCGTGCTGCCCGCCGTGGTCTCGTCGGTTACGGCCTATACCATCTTCACGCTTTTCTTCGGCTCGGGGGCCATCTTCACCGTCCCCAACTACCATTTCACCGATATCCGGGAGCTGCCCCTCTACGCCTTTCTGGCGGTCTTTTGCTCCGGCGCGGCCTGGGTCTACCTGCGCAGCTTCTTTTTCATGAAGCACCGGGTCTTCGAGGTGCTGCAATCCCGCCTGGGTCTGCCGCTGACGGCGGCTTTGGGCGGCGCGAGCATGGGCGTTCTGGGGATTTTTTTCCCCCAGACGCTGAGTTCCGGATACGGCTGGGTGGAGAAGGCCATCCTGGGGGATCTGGGACCGGCCTTTTTGCTGGCCCTTTTTCTGGGAAAGACCCTGGCCACGTCCCTGACCATCGGCTCGGGCCTAAGCGGCGGCATGTTCGCCCCCACGCTGTTCGCCGGGGGCGCGGCCGGGGGCATCGTGGGGCAGATCGGACACCGGCTGTGGCCGGAGGTGGTCGCCACGCCGGGCAGCTACACCCTGGTGGGCATGGCGGCCTTTTTCTCGGGGGTTGCGGGCGCGCCCGTGGGGCCTTTGATCATGGTCTGCGAGATCACCCAGGGCTACGGCCTTCTGGCGCCGCTGATGCTGTGCTCGGCCCTGTGCATGGTCTTTTGCCGCCGGGTGAAGCTCTACGAAAACCAGGTGGACAACAAATTCGAGTCCCCGGCGCACCTGGGCGACGCCACGGTGAACATCCTGGAGGAGCTGCGGGTGGAGGATTTTTACCTGCCCGGGAAGGTCACCATCCTGGAGGAGGGGGTGACGCTCAAGGCCCTGACGGACATCATCGCCGGGACCACCCAGATCGCCTTTCCGGTCAAGGCCGCAGACGGCCGCCTGACGGGCATTTTGACCATGCAGGACGTGCGCAACGTGCTTTTCGAAAATACGCTCTTCGAACTGGTGGTGGTGCGCGACCTGGCCCGCCCCCCGGTGACGCTGACCCCGGACGCCAGCCTGTACGATGCGCTTATGCTCTTCGTGGACCAGGAGCTTCCGCAGATTCCCGTGGTGGACCCGGAAAACCAGGACACGGTGCTGGGGCTTCTGGGGCGCGAAAACGTCTTTGCCGCCTATTCCGCGACGCTCAAAGAGATCAAATCGGAGGCGTAG
- a CDS encoding bifunctional riboflavin kinase/FAD synthetase, whose product MIVVRSIEDIHDALTDTCLTIGNFDGVHMGHARLLRRVRERAAATGMLSLAVTFDPHPRRVLLEKNEPPLLTLTEQKLELLDQSGVQVAVLLPFTKALAALAPEDFVREKLVTGLCMREMIIGYDYAFGKGRKGNFELLTALGVKYGFCVERLEPVIIDGAVVSSTRIRDMVQAGEVWDARPLLGRFYQVRGTVVRGRDRGGRLLGFPTANLAPADELVPKPGVYAVWVDVGERIHPGVTNIGYNPTFGNGALSIEVHLLDFTGDLYGQPIRVHFVQRLRSERKFSGVEELSARIREDIRIGRRILAEPEARIA is encoded by the coding sequence ATGATTGTTGTCCGCAGCATCGAAGACATCCACGACGCCCTCACCGACACCTGCCTGACCATCGGCAATTTCGACGGCGTCCACATGGGCCATGCCCGGCTCCTGCGCCGGGTGCGGGAACGCGCCGCCGCCACGGGCATGCTCAGCCTGGCCGTGACCTTCGACCCCCATCCCCGGCGGGTGCTCCTGGAAAAAAACGAGCCGCCTCTTCTGACCCTGACCGAACAAAAGCTGGAGCTTTTGGATCAAAGCGGAGTCCAGGTGGCCGTGCTTTTGCCCTTCACCAAGGCCCTGGCCGCCCTGGCCCCGGAAGACTTCGTGCGCGAAAAGCTGGTCACGGGCCTGTGCATGCGGGAAATGATCATCGGCTACGACTACGCCTTCGGCAAAGGCCGCAAGGGCAACTTCGAACTGTTGACCGCCCTGGGCGTCAAATACGGATTTTGCGTGGAACGCCTGGAGCCGGTCATCATCGACGGCGCGGTGGTCAGCTCCACCCGCATCCGGGACATGGTCCAGGCCGGGGAGGTCTGGGACGCCAGGCCCCTTCTGGGCCGCTTTTATCAGGTGCGCGGCACGGTGGTGCGCGGCCGCGACCGGGGCGGAAGGCTCCTCGGCTTTCCCACGGCCAATCTGGCCCCGGCCGACGAACTGGTTCCCAAGCCCGGGGTCTATGCCGTGTGGGTGGACGTGGGGGAGCGCATCCATCCGGGCGTGACCAACATCGGCTACAACCCCACCTTCGGCAACGGCGCGCTCTCCATTGAGGTCCATCTCCTGGATTTTACCGGCGACCTTTACGGCCAGCCCATCCGGGTCCATTTCGTGCAGCGCCTGCGCTCGGAGCGCAAATTTTCCGGCGTCGAGGAACTCTCCGCCCGCATCCGCGAGGACATCCGCATCGGCCGCCGCATCCTGGCCGAACCGGAAGCCCGCATCGCCTGA
- the htpX gene encoding zinc metalloprotease HtpX, with protein MTSQFKTALLLGLLTALVLFIGQAMGGRGGLYIAFVFALVMNVGSYWFSDKIVLSMYRARELSPQDSPGLHAMVGELAHNAGIPKPKIYLIPQEAPNAFATGRNPEHGVVAVTAGIMRLLTPEELRGVLAHELGHVKNRDILVQTVAAVLGGVVMMLANMLQWAAIFGGSRSDEEGGSNPLAAIALAILAPIAAMLIQMAISRSREYLADATGAQISGQPLALASALSKIEGYARQIPMQGANPATENMFIISPFSAGAAANWFSTHPPTAERIRRLRELAGR; from the coding sequence ATGACCAGTCAGTTCAAGACCGCGCTTCTGCTGGGCCTTCTGACGGCCCTGGTCCTTTTTATCGGGCAGGCCATGGGCGGCAGGGGCGGCCTGTACATCGCCTTTGTCTTCGCCCTGGTGATGAACGTGGGCAGCTATTGGTTCTCGGACAAGATCGTGTTGTCCATGTACCGGGCCAGGGAGCTGTCCCCCCAGGATTCCCCCGGCCTGCACGCCATGGTCGGGGAATTGGCCCACAACGCGGGCATTCCCAAGCCCAAAATCTATCTCATCCCCCAGGAGGCCCCCAACGCCTTCGCCACGGGCCGCAATCCCGAACACGGCGTGGTGGCCGTGACGGCCGGGATCATGCGCCTTCTGACCCCGGAGGAGTTGCGCGGGGTGCTGGCCCACGAGCTGGGGCACGTCAAAAACCGGGACATCCTGGTGCAGACCGTGGCTGCGGTGCTGGGCGGGGTGGTCATGATGCTGGCCAACATGCTGCAATGGGCGGCGATCTTCGGCGGCAGCCGAAGCGACGAGGAGGGGGGGAGCAACCCCCTGGCGGCCATCGCCCTGGCCATTTTGGCCCCCATCGCGGCCATGCTGATCCAGATGGCCATTTCCCGGTCCCGGGAATATCTGGCCGACGCCACGGGGGCGCAGATCTCCGGACAACCCCTGGCCCTGGCCTCGGCCCTGTCCAAGATCGAGGGCTACGCCCGGCAGATCCCCATGCAGGGGGCCAATCCGGCCACGGAAAACATGTTCATCATCAGTCCCTTCTCGGCCGGGGCGGCCGCCAACTGGTTCAGCACCCATCCGCCCACGGCCGAGCGCATCCGCCGCCTGCGCGAGTTGGCCGGGCGGTAG